The following is a genomic window from Malus sylvestris chromosome 12, drMalSylv7.2, whole genome shotgun sequence.
GTTATGTGCCGTAATTTACGATTCCAATGGATTAAATTTCGACGTGGGCTAATATCGGCAGCATCTCCTTACAGTTCTTCAAGTGCACGTCGTAGATACATAATATCCACCGTGTACTCAAAGAACATTAGGAAATGTTACCAAAATTTCCACTATCGAAACCTAATCCGTGGACCGCAAACTACAACACATAACTAGGGCATTCCCAAACTGTCCAAaaaatgggacaattcaagaattaattggaccgcAGTCATGCTTTTGCATCCATGcacgaaatccaactaattctcaAACAGGAAACTAAGCTTTTCCTGAGAAAAGGGTACGAAGTTAAGTAGTATTAACTTCGTacaacacaaaacaattttgtaggTGATGTACAAAAATATGTGCATACAAATAAACTAAATCACAATAATtactaaaactaaataaaatagataaaattaataaaaattaatttagtgaagaaaataaagtgatTTATGTACACTGTGACATCTCAAATGTAGTTAAATTTCTCTTAGACTTCATTTTAATATAAAGTGATTTATGCACCCTTTATTTCACTTTACGCATCTATCTCTTAATTTAGTCCTTAGTTCTCCTTAGTTCTCCTTAGTTCTCCTTTATTAGTTCTCCTCTTATATGAGATACAATAGCCATGCCTCTGTCATCACCAATCAGAGTAAATAATGACAGTGAAAAAGTTAATTACAAAAGGCAGTAACAAGTGAAAAGAAACAAACTAATACCATAAGAACAAACAGAACCAATTACAAAGTCCTAACAAATTGTTTCCtagtttaatttttgttaagaGTTTTTAACCGGTTTTATCTGTGCAGATATTCCTAATTTGATGATCAACTGCAAGAGGGAAGTAAAAAACAGATGTGCTCAGTGGCTGTTGAATGATTAAAGAGTAAGACGAATATCTGCAATCGTTTGAAAAACGGCTTGGATAAGAAACAGATTAGTCTTAAACATGTACTTACTATTTTCCTAACAGTAAAGGTTTTGCACGATTCTAATCTCAAATTGTGAAGATTGGATAATAGTGTGAGTTATAGGATACAATGGTCGACAAACAATGTTTATCCCCTGATTCTTTATGGTTTCAATTGATTCCTTGTATCCACTCAATTCGAATTCATAAAACTAATGTTTTTGGTCTTTCTATTAATTCAACGTTATTGTAATATATCCAAATCCTTTCTTTTAAATCAttccatccacataagctcgaatcCATGGAAAACATTAATATCCTTCATTAAGTATACCTTATCAGGGTTTAGTAGAACTTTGATGCCAGGAACACCTTTCTCCAAACCATTTTTGACCTGATCAGCTCTTACCTTGAATGACTTGCATTGCTTGCTAGAGAAAAGAGCCAAATCAGTCAATAAGGATAATAAAAGAACTGCAAGTACACAAAGATCTTGCTATTGCAGGGGGAATGGGGAAGGAAAACTTACACAATAAAAACCAAGGACTAAACGCTTAAGAAACGTACCCTTTTTCAAAGAATCATAACTCAAGGTTCATGGCATTCATATAATCAGTGAAGAAAGCAAAGCTTGTATCTTTACCTGAGTCGAAGTCTCCTGAAACAATACCCTCTTTCAATGAATCATACGCAACATTCTGCAAAACCAAATTACTTCTAAACTTCAAACCATAAAGTAATGCCTTAAggaaaattaaagtttcaagCTTCCATTTGGCTGGCAACTTTAAACAGAGTTAATAGAGCTAAATAAATACCTGGCCGAAATGAAGAAAGCTGTGATTGTAGAGATTGTAAGTGACATTTCCAAATTTAACAGCACGAGAGAACTCGGGAGGCACCGGCTCACTTGAAACAAATGTCACCTAAAATAAAATTGCACTGAACATTATCAgacaaccaaaaattaaaaacttcaaATTGCTAACTGCTTGAACCATGCACAACTCTCCCAACTCTTTTCTCTGTTATTTTTTTCAGTAAGTTAGAAAAAACACCTCAAGAGTTTAACTAGAGTTAAAAAACAACTCAGCTAGCCACTTTTCGTTTTCTAACTAATTCTTACTTGCGAAATTCCTTTGTTGTTATTCACCCATTCATCGTCAGCCGGATTTTCCTCTAAAAGCATTGTACTTGAAGCATTTTTCTCTAAAATGTACTATTATCAAGGACTATTAAGTGAAAAGACCTAAACTTTTTAGTGCTTGTGGATGAAGAGATACCTAATCATATTTCCCAATACAACACCAATTCCCGAATAACAGATAGAAGTCACCTAACCTGAGCAGAAGCTCCACCAAGTTCAATTATCCCAGTTGTCTGCATTGGATCACCACCCAGAGTCCCAAGTGCGTGGTTTGCAACAACCCAAGCATATAATCCTTCATCAGATCCTACATCAACCAGAATTTTCAGCaatacgaatttgaagactaacTCCGAAAGTAAAAATCTACGAACTTGAAGTTAACATAAAACTAACTAAGAACATCATTGCAAACAATcttataaaaaaagaagaaaagtttgcGGACTGCACAAGACTTTAACTAATGTGGGATTTGGGGAGAGCAAGAcatacaaaataataacactgTTTCTAATGATTACAGATTTAGGCATTATGGCTATTCCTAGTAATTCAAACTTCAAACCTGATCTGGTAGACGGTTTTGAAGAGAGAGATGGGCGATGGAGGTAGCTGCTGCAACTGGGTATGCAGTTTCTGCCTCCCAAACTgatcaaatgaaaagaaaaaaaagttggtgactttgcgcgacgcatgcccacctacgtcgcgcaaaggtgGGAAAAAGCGGTAAATTCTTAGGGTTTGGCGCCAAAAGTTTGCGTGACGAAggactacgtcgcgcaaagccgttttgcgcgacgtacgtACACCTACGTCGGGAAAacggctttgcgcgacgtagtttTATGCATCGCGTAagttttcgtcgcgcaaacatgtttttgtactagtaGTCACACATTCTTCTTGCTAGTACAAGAATGAGAATAGTAAAGggttaaaatttgaaaacaaaattggcTTTGAAAGTCCTAGTTTAAAGTCCAAGTCATGGTCTGTAATTTAAAAGAAAGCACGTTTCAAGTACCCAAAAGTTGTGTACGTACGTTAAAGAATGGATAAGGCTTGCGTTCCACCTATGAGGAATGAACATATTCTACAAATTTTATATTGTCATCGTTCGGTTTCATAATCTTTATTTGAAGAtcatcaaaacaaaaacaattatttgaatctgagatcgtttagtcatttaaatatatgaaccCAATCGACAGTGTAGACACTAAGTAAAAGATTTATAACGAACTATTTTTATTGATACATTTGGATGACTAAGCAGTCTTCAATTGGAATAGTTTTTTGTATATATGATATTCAAATtaagattaagaaattaataACTGATACTACAAAAAtactttatttataaaaaaaaaaaaataatccttgAGTTGAAAAGTAAGATAATGTACACAACAGTTCGATCGATCTCATCTTAATTTGAAATGATCAATCCTTGAGTTACCCTTGAGTTTTCCAGCAAAAGAAAATGTTTTATGTATTCGGAAACAAAGAGTCATTTATTTGCATGTTTATATTATGTCTGTCCAACTGTTGAAGGGCCTAACTTTTGAAGTTGAATATGGACGATTAGCTACAGAGACTTATTC
Proteins encoded in this region:
- the LOC126594487 gene encoding probable apyrase 6; this encodes MRRAKSPTFFSFHLISLGGRNCIPSCSSYLHRPSLSSKPSTRSGSDEGLYAWVVANHALGTLGGDPMQTTGIIELGGASAQVTFVSSEPVPPEFSRAVKFGNVTYNLYNHSFLHFGQNVAYDSLKEGIVSGDFDSASNASHSR